In Alphaproteobacteria bacterium, one genomic interval encodes:
- the znuC gene encoding zinc ABC transporter ATP-binding protein ZnuC: MNIASPSPHRLDGVLVDARGLTKRYGGHAVLDAVDLTLRRGELTTLIGPNGSGKTTLVRLLLGLERPNEGSVTAVEGLRVGYVPQVLHVDESLPITVRRFLALGGSQKAEIETALAEVGASHVIGAPLQTISGGEMRRVLLARALLREPDLLVLDEPTAGVDLNGQAELYELINTVRRNKNCAVLLISHDLHVVMAATDHVVCLNHHVCCSGAPDAVSEHPEYLALFGPKAARTHAVYTHDHDHAHTVGGDVVPLTKTAP; this comes from the coding sequence ATGAACATTGCGTCGCCTTCGCCGCACCGCCTCGACGGCGTTCTGGTCGACGCCCGGGGGTTAACCAAACGCTACGGCGGGCACGCGGTGCTCGATGCGGTGGACCTGACGTTGCGCCGCGGCGAACTGACGACGCTGATCGGTCCGAACGGATCGGGTAAGACGACCTTGGTTCGCCTGCTGCTGGGTCTTGAACGGCCGAACGAGGGGAGCGTCACGGCGGTCGAGGGACTGCGGGTCGGCTATGTGCCGCAAGTCTTGCACGTCGATGAGTCCCTGCCGATTACGGTGCGGCGTTTTTTGGCGTTGGGCGGGTCGCAAAAGGCCGAGATCGAAACGGCCTTGGCGGAGGTTGGAGCAAGCCACGTTATTGGGGCGCCGTTGCAGACCATCTCGGGTGGCGAAATGCGGCGCGTGTTGCTGGCGCGCGCGCTGTTGCGGGAACCGGACCTGTTGGTCCTCGATGAACCCACGGCAGGCGTCGACTTGAATGGCCAAGCCGAGCTGTACGAGCTCATCAACACAGTCCGGCGCAACAAGAACTGCGCGGTGTTGTTGATCTCGCACGACCTCCACGTCGTGATGGCGGCGACAGACCATGTCGTGTGCCTCAACCACCATGTTTGTTGTAGCGGGGCGCCCGACGCGGTGAGCGAGCACCCGGAGTACCTCGCCCTCTTCGGTCCCAAGGCCGCGCGCACCCATGCGGTCTACACCCACGATCACGACCACGCGCATACCGTCGGGGGCGACGTGGTGCCGCTGACGAAGACGGCGCCATGA
- a CDS encoding Fur family transcriptional regulator, with amino-acid sequence MSTNGFEKHDHRHCIRDAVAAAEALCAARGLRFTTLRRRVLELVWQSHRPIGAYDLLDMIKAERGGAAPPTVYRALDFLLEAGLVHRIESLNAFVGCNHPDAPHAAQFLICTTCRRVAELSDDTIARRIETRATGAGFQPERQTLEVTGTCDACARPS; translated from the coding sequence ATGTCAACAAACGGATTTGAAAAGCACGATCACCGCCACTGCATTCGCGATGCCGTCGCCGCTGCCGAGGCTCTGTGCGCCGCCCGGGGCCTGCGCTTCACCACATTGCGGCGGCGGGTACTGGAACTGGTATGGCAAAGCCACCGCCCCATCGGGGCCTACGACCTATTGGATATGATCAAGGCCGAACGCGGCGGGGCCGCCCCACCGACCGTTTACCGTGCGCTCGACTTTTTGCTGGAAGCCGGCCTGGTTCACCGTATCGAATCGCTCAACGCGTTTGTCGGGTGCAATCATCCCGATGCGCCCCACGCCGCACAGTTCCTAATTTGCACAACCTGCCGGCGCGTGGCCGAACTGAGCGACGACACGATCGCGCGCCGGATCGAGACCCGGGCGACCGGCGCGGGTTTTCAACCCGAGCGCCAAACGCTTGAGGTCACAGGCACCTGCGACGCCTGCGCCCGGCCGTCATGA
- a CDS encoding metal ABC transporter permease, whose translation MTLSLDDFVVRALIAGVGVALVAGPLGCFIVWRRMAFFGATMSHAALLGVSLAFLLNVNVTLGIVGACTVTALVLLSLTRLQVVPTDTLLGLLAHASLALGLVAISFQETVRIDLLSLLFGDILSVSRGDLAWILGGGAAALATLGAIWRPLLSATVHEELAQVEGVRVRLVQAAFVLVMAVVVAIAMKIVGLLLIISMLLIPPAVARRFAVTPEAMALLAAAVGVIAVFGGIEASLAWDTPAGPSIVTAATALFVLSLPLSATIWRAFLKKPKDTHHHDH comes from the coding sequence ATGACCTTGTCACTCGACGACTTTGTCGTCCGCGCTCTGATCGCCGGGGTCGGCGTCGCGTTGGTCGCCGGGCCGCTCGGCTGTTTCATCGTGTGGCGGCGCATGGCTTTTTTCGGCGCGACGATGTCGCACGCCGCGTTGCTCGGGGTGTCACTCGCCTTCTTACTCAACGTCAATGTCACGTTGGGGATCGTCGGCGCCTGCACCGTCACGGCGTTGGTCCTGTTGTCGCTGACGCGGTTGCAGGTTGTCCCCACCGACACACTGCTGGGCTTGCTCGCCCATGCGTCGCTGGCGCTGGGTCTCGTGGCGATTTCGTTTCAAGAAACGGTGCGGATCGATCTGCTTAGCCTGCTGTTCGGCGACATCCTGTCTGTGTCGCGCGGCGACCTCGCGTGGATATTGGGCGGCGGTGCCGCCGCGCTGGCAACGTTAGGGGCGATCTGGCGACCGTTGCTCTCGGCCACGGTCCACGAGGAATTAGCCCAAGTTGAAGGTGTGCGGGTTCGGCTAGTACAAGCAGCGTTTGTATTGGTGATGGCGGTGGTCGTCGCGATCGCCATGAAGATCGTCGGGTTGCTATTGATTATTTCCATGCTGTTGATTCCACCGGCGGTCGCGCGGCGCTTCGCCGTGACGCCCGAAGCGATGGCGTTGCTTGCAGCAGCGGTCGGCGTTATCGCGGTGTTCGGCGGTATCGAGGCATCGCTCGCCTGGGATACGCCCGCCGGACCCTCTATTGTCACCGCCGCAACGGCGCTGTTCGTTCTGTCGCTCCCCCTCTCCGCCACGATCTGGCGCGCGTTCCTCAAGAAACCCAAGGATACCCACCACCATGACCACTGA